Proteins encoded by one window of Xylella fastidiosa:
- a CDS encoding DNA polymerase III subunit delta' produces the protein MISALTPWQQRAYDQMVAALDAGHLGHGLLLCGPEGLGQRAVALAFADTVLGKGLTEVARQRCGQLITAGTHPDLHLVSFIPTKTADKLRTEIVIEQIRDLSEKLVLTPQYGQAQVVIIDPADAINPAACNALLKTLEEPASGCYLWLISPQPARLPVTIRSRCQRLEFKLPPLHEALAWLVAQGITEKVAVEALDAARGHPGLAMQWLCDEGMALRRRVAVELEQLASGQMSAVKLAQQWTADGKAEQRLYHAADLAFMQATSVLTDPSRLHKLATWFDAVNRTRDLLRTTVRADLAVIELLLAWRTRWEC, from the coding sequence ATGATATCGGCACTTACCCCTTGGCAGCAGCGTGCTTACGATCAGATGGTAGCGGCGTTGGATGCTGGCCACCTTGGGCATGGCTTATTACTGTGCGGTCCTGAAGGATTAGGGCAACGTGCGGTTGCGCTTGCTTTTGCTGATACTGTCCTTGGCAAGGGACTGACAGAAGTTGCACGCCAGCGTTGTGGTCAATTGATCACTGCCGGTACCCATCCTGATCTCCATTTGGTCTCGTTTATTCCGACGAAGACGGCAGACAAGCTGCGTACCGAAATCGTGATCGAACAGATACGTGACCTCTCTGAGAAGCTGGTGTTGACTCCGCAGTATGGTCAAGCTCAAGTGGTGATCATTGATCCTGCTGATGCGATCAACCCCGCTGCGTGTAATGCATTGCTGAAGACGCTTGAGGAGCCAGCCTCGGGGTGCTATCTCTGGTTGATCAGCCCACAGCCGGCACGACTGCCAGTGACCATTCGCAGTCGTTGCCAGCGTTTAGAATTTAAATTGCCGCCGCTGCACGAAGCGCTGGCCTGGTTAGTGGCACAGGGCATCACTGAGAAGGTTGCCGTTGAAGCACTTGATGCGGCACGTGGCCATCCTGGTTTGGCTATGCAGTGGTTGTGCGATGAGGGGATGGCATTGCGCCGCAGGGTTGCTGTTGAGTTGGAACAGCTTGCCAGCGGCCAAATGAGTGCAGTTAAGTTAGCGCAGCAGTGGACTGCTGACGGCAAGGCCGAACAGCGCCTGTATCATGCGGCTGATCTGGCCTTCATGCAGGCTACGTCTGTCTTGACCGATCCGTCACGTTTGCACAAGCTGGCGACTTGGTTCGACGCAGTCAACCGTACCCGTGATTTGCTCCGTACCACAGTACGTGCCGATCTGGCAGTCATTGAATTGTTGTTAGCTTGGCGCACCCGCTGGGAATGCTGA
- the bioD gene encoding dethiobiotin synthase yields the protein MSLSDFYVTGTDTGIGKTFVSCILLHMLRGRGQRAVGMKPVASGCTYSDTGWRNEDALALQAASDPTPAYDLINPYALPAAVAPEIAAIEAGVTVALEPLSASFTQLRAQADVVVVEGVGGWATPLNATFDQATLVRALEIPVVLVVGLRLGCMNHARLSTAAIMADGLRCIGWIANTIDPHMARIEENLALLRQRLPIPYWGHLPHIPPGINPATLATRLHPQGD from the coding sequence ATGTCCTTGTCTGATTTCTATGTCACCGGCACCGATACTGGTATCGGAAAAACCTTTGTCAGTTGTATTTTGCTGCATATGCTGCGCGGGCGCGGGCAACGCGCGGTAGGTATGAAGCCCGTCGCCAGCGGCTGTACGTATAGCGATACTGGGTGGCGGAACGAAGATGCTCTAGCACTGCAAGCAGCCAGCGATCCAACGCCTGCCTACGATCTGATTAATCCGTACGCACTTCCCGCCGCAGTGGCACCCGAGATCGCGGCAATCGAGGCTGGGGTCACTGTGGCGCTAGAACCGTTGAGTGCCTCATTCACTCAGTTACGCGCACAGGCGGATGTGGTGGTGGTCGAGGGAGTGGGTGGCTGGGCTACACCGCTAAACGCCACCTTTGATCAAGCCACCTTGGTACGCGCTTTAGAGATACCCGTCGTGCTGGTCGTCGGGCTGCGTCTGGGCTGTATGAATCACGCGCGCCTGAGTACAGCGGCGATCATGGCTGACGGGCTGCGCTGTATCGGCTGGATCGCTAACACCATTGACCCACACATGGCACGTATTGAAGAGAATCTGGCTCTGTTACGCCAACGCCTGCCAATCCCCTACTGGGGGCACCTACCGCATATCCCCCCAGGGATAAACCCGGCGACATTGGCCACACGGCTACATCCACAGGGGGATTGA
- the acpP gene encoding acyl carrier protein — MSDIEARVRKIVAEKLNVDEEKVTNTSTFVDELGADSLDTVELVMALEDEFQCEIGDEAAEKMTSVQHAIDYIKSNAKC, encoded by the coding sequence ATGAGTGACATCGAAGCGCGCGTCAGAAAAATTGTCGCCGAGAAACTCAATGTCGATGAAGAAAAAGTAACTAATACCTCGACGTTCGTCGATGAACTGGGTGCGGATTCGTTGGATACCGTCGAGTTGGTGATGGCCCTGGAAGACGAGTTCCAATGTGAGATCGGTGACGAGGCTGCTGAGAAGATGACTTCGGTGCAACATGCTATCGACTACATTAAGAGTAATGCTAAGTGCTAA
- a CDS encoding PilZ domain-containing protein, which produces MSTTSTRQGILSLTLKDRAALYSAYMMYMQNGAIFVPTPKRYFLGNEVFLLLTLPDSSERLPVAGKVVWCTPVGAQGNRVAGIGVQLPDGPGGEVVRNRIETLLAGMFNSDKPTHTM; this is translated from the coding sequence ATGAGTACAACAAGTACGCGCCAGGGTATTCTGTCGCTCACCCTGAAAGACAGGGCGGCGCTCTATAGCGCCTATATGATGTATATGCAAAATGGAGCGATTTTCGTCCCTACGCCCAAACGTTATTTCCTTGGTAATGAAGTATTTTTGTTGCTGACCCTCCCTGATTCCAGCGAGCGCTTACCGGTTGCTGGCAAAGTGGTCTGGTGTACTCCCGTTGGAGCCCAAGGCAATCGTGTTGCGGGTATCGGTGTGCAACTGCCCGATGGTCCAGGAGGGGAAGTGGTGCGCAATCGCATTGAGACGTTGCTTGCCGGCATGTTCAACTCAGATAAGCCAACGCACACAATGTGA
- the mltG gene encoding endolytic transglycosylase MltG has protein sequence MMLVLIVLLGLIARPDLKHYVPGWKYYEHYQHFAHTPLSASAPSVEIARGDSLHTVLLKLRKAGVQSGSDLEWQLLAYQVGAAGNLKFGDYALVPAVSPHDLLQRMRHGKGEHYRFTIVEGWNIRQLRAALRQATPLVHRAGMLDDATLMAQLGFPGEHPEGRFLPETYLYQRGDSDLDVLRRAHGAMQKALAETWAARDPALKLHTPDEALILASIVEKESALSTERPKIAGVFLHRIALGMRLQADSTVIYGLGSIYDGNIRKRDLKTPTPYNTYVHTGLTPTPISMPGQDALRAVTRPALGDALYFVALGDGSGGHTFSSSLQQHNAAVARYLQRLRERESKTKERQ, from the coding sequence ATGATGTTGGTGTTGATCGTTTTACTGGGACTCATTGCACGGCCGGATTTAAAGCATTATGTGCCAGGCTGGAAGTATTACGAGCATTATCAGCATTTTGCGCATACCCCGCTCAGTGCGAGCGCGCCTAGTGTGGAGATTGCACGTGGTGATTCTCTGCATACGGTCTTGCTTAAATTACGTAAGGCTGGGGTTCAAAGCGGTAGTGACTTGGAGTGGCAACTATTGGCATATCAGGTAGGTGCTGCCGGTAATTTGAAGTTCGGCGATTACGCATTGGTGCCTGCGGTTTCTCCACATGATTTGCTACAGCGTATGCGTCATGGCAAGGGTGAGCATTACCGCTTCACTATCGTTGAGGGTTGGAACATTCGTCAGCTGCGTGCTGCGTTGCGCCAAGCTACCCCTTTGGTGCATCGTGCAGGCATGCTGGACGATGCGACATTAATGGCTCAATTGGGTTTCCCGGGTGAACATCCGGAAGGGCGTTTTTTGCCTGAGACCTATTTGTACCAACGTGGAGACAGCGACTTGGACGTTTTGCGTCGTGCCCATGGAGCGATGCAAAAGGCGCTTGCCGAGACGTGGGCGGCGCGTGATCCGGCACTGAAGTTGCATACTCCTGATGAGGCGCTGATTCTTGCTTCGATTGTGGAGAAAGAAAGTGCCTTGTCTACCGAGCGACCGAAGATTGCTGGAGTGTTTCTGCACCGCATTGCGCTAGGGATGCGATTACAGGCAGATTCGACGGTGATCTATGGGCTGGGCAGCATTTACGACGGTAATATCCGCAAGCGTGATTTAAAGACCCCCACCCCTTATAACACTTACGTCCACACCGGATTGACGCCGACTCCAATTTCAATGCCTGGCCAGGATGCATTGCGTGCTGTGACGCGTCCTGCATTGGGCGACGCGCTGTATTTTGTTGCCCTTGGCGATGGGAGTGGCGGACATACGTTTTCCTCATCACTGCAGCAGCATAACGCGGCGGTGGCGCGTTACTTGCAACGCCTTCGTGAACGCGAAAGCAAAACGAAGGAGCGGCAATGA
- the fabG gene encoding 3-oxoacyl-ACP reductase FabG: MNKPLQGEVALVTGASRGIGAAVADLLADHGATVIGTATSASGAQLIGDRLALLGGHGRALDVTDTAAVGALVEEIAEQFGSVSILVNNAGITRDNLLMRMKDEDWESIVDTNLSSIFRTSRAVVRNMMKARKGRIINIASVVGVTGNAGQANYAAAKAGVIGFTKSLAKEVGPRGITVNVVAPGFIDTDMTRVLSEGVRNDILNHVPLGHLGDPVDIANAVAFLAAPAARYITGETLHVNGGMYMP; encoded by the coding sequence ATGAACAAACCCTTACAGGGTGAGGTTGCGTTAGTGACTGGTGCTAGCCGTGGCATCGGCGCTGCAGTGGCTGATCTTTTGGCTGATCATGGGGCTACCGTGATTGGTACGGCAACGTCTGCTTCTGGTGCGCAGTTAATTGGTGATCGTTTGGCCTTGCTGGGTGGTCATGGTCGCGCTCTGGATGTGACCGATACTGCTGCAGTTGGTGCATTGGTAGAGGAGATTGCTGAACAATTCGGTTCGGTTTCGATTCTGGTTAATAATGCTGGTATCACACGAGACAATCTGTTGATGCGGATGAAGGATGAGGATTGGGAGTCCATTGTTGACACTAATCTGAGCAGTATTTTTCGTACCAGCAGGGCGGTGGTTCGCAACATGATGAAGGCGCGCAAGGGCCGTATCATCAACATTGCTTCGGTTGTTGGCGTGACTGGTAATGCCGGTCAGGCAAACTATGCTGCGGCCAAAGCTGGTGTGATTGGGTTTACCAAGTCACTGGCTAAGGAAGTTGGCCCACGTGGGATCACTGTCAATGTGGTCGCTCCGGGGTTTATCGATACCGACATGACTCGTGTGCTGTCTGAGGGTGTACGCAATGATATCCTTAACCACGTCCCGCTTGGTCATTTAGGTGATCCGGTGGATATTGCGAACGCGGTCGCTTTTCTGGCTGCCCCAGCAGCACGCTACATTACTGGTGAGACATTACATGTCAACGGTGGTATGTATATGCCGTGA
- the fabD gene encoding ACP S-malonyltransferase, which yields MTESIFAFVFPGQGSQSLGMLSEFAVLYPEILDTFAEASEGAGVDLWTLSQRGPEEMLNRTEYTQPALLAASVALWRLWQARGGRAPDLFAGHSLGEYSALVAAGALSLKDGAYLVRLRGQLMQDAVAVGVGAMAAVLGAEDALVAEVCAQVAGSEIVVPANFNSPVQVVIGGHATAVDRALVLLAERGVSKTVKLAVSVPSHTPLMRDAAHRLAEAMLGLVWKVPQIPVVQNVDGRVHDGVEAIREALVKQLYLPVQWTDCVRELATCGVVHIAECGPGKVLMGLIRRIDKTLDVRSLATPTGFSDVLDEWVF from the coding sequence GTGACAGAGTCTATTTTCGCTTTCGTTTTTCCAGGTCAGGGTTCTCAGTCTCTTGGCATGCTTTCCGAGTTTGCTGTGCTCTATCCGGAGATTCTCGATACTTTCGCTGAGGCATCTGAGGGAGCTGGTGTGGATCTTTGGACGTTGTCGCAACGTGGGCCTGAGGAGATGTTGAACCGTACTGAGTACACTCAGCCAGCGTTGTTGGCCGCCAGTGTGGCGCTATGGCGGCTTTGGCAGGCTCGCGGTGGCCGTGCACCGGATCTGTTTGCTGGTCACAGTTTGGGGGAGTACAGCGCTTTGGTAGCGGCTGGTGCATTGTCATTGAAGGATGGTGCTTATTTGGTAAGGTTGCGCGGTCAGTTAATGCAGGATGCGGTTGCTGTGGGTGTCGGTGCGATGGCCGCGGTCCTGGGTGCTGAGGATGCTTTGGTGGCTGAGGTTTGTGCGCAGGTTGCGGGAAGCGAGATTGTCGTCCCAGCCAATTTTAATTCGCCGGTGCAGGTGGTGATTGGTGGTCATGCCACGGCGGTTGATCGTGCGCTGGTGTTGTTGGCAGAACGTGGTGTGTCTAAAACAGTCAAGTTGGCAGTGAGTGTGCCGTCGCATACGCCACTAATGCGTGATGCTGCGCATCGTCTCGCTGAGGCGATGCTTGGGTTGGTTTGGAAGGTGCCGCAGATTCCGGTAGTGCAGAATGTTGATGGCAGAGTGCATGACGGTGTTGAAGCGATCCGTGAGGCTCTGGTCAAGCAGCTTTATCTGCCAGTTCAGTGGACGGATTGTGTGAGAGAGTTGGCTACGTGTGGTGTGGTACATATCGCTGAATGTGGTCCTGGTAAGGTGCTTATGGGACTCATTAGGCGTATCGATAAAACATTGGATGTGCGTTCGTTGGCGACTCCAACGGGGTTCTCTGATGTCTTGGACGAGTGGGTTTTTTGA
- the fabF gene encoding beta-ketoacyl-ACP synthase II — protein MNRRVVVTGMGMVSPLGNDLTTSWDGIVHGRSGIAPIVQIDASKFPTQIAGEIKGFDPTKFVSAKDAKKMDSFIYYGIGAAFMALDDAGLEINEINAERVGALIGSGIGGVFGIEEQTIKLYEGGARKISPFYVPATIINMLPGQLSVLKGLKGPTFSAVSACATSNHSIGMAMRMIQYGDADVMLAGGSERASSPTAIGGFCAMRAMSTRNDDPTGASRPWDKGRDGFVLGDGAGILVLEEYEYAKARGARIYAELAGFGATSDAFHMTMPVEDGEGAARCMRIALQDAKVTPEQIDYLNAHGTSTPLGDLCETNAIKTVLGDHAYKVMVSSTKSMTGHLLGAAGGVEAIFSVMALHTGIVPPTINLEEPDEGCDLDYVPHVAREAKLDVVVSNGFGFGGTNGTLVFKRI, from the coding sequence ATGAATCGTCGGGTTGTCGTTACTGGGATGGGGATGGTGTCGCCGTTGGGCAATGATTTGACCACAAGTTGGGATGGCATCGTTCACGGACGTTCGGGTATCGCTCCCATCGTCCAGATTGATGCTTCTAAGTTCCCCACTCAGATTGCTGGCGAAATCAAGGGATTCGATCCAACGAAGTTCGTATCCGCGAAGGATGCGAAGAAAATGGATTCGTTCATTTACTATGGTATAGGCGCAGCGTTTATGGCGCTGGATGATGCTGGTTTAGAGATCAATGAGATCAATGCTGAGCGTGTTGGTGCCTTGATTGGTTCTGGTATTGGTGGCGTGTTTGGCATTGAAGAGCAGACCATCAAGCTCTATGAGGGGGGCGCACGCAAGATATCTCCTTTCTATGTGCCAGCGACGATCATCAACATGCTGCCAGGACAGTTGAGTGTTTTGAAAGGCTTGAAAGGCCCGACGTTCTCTGCGGTATCTGCCTGCGCGACTTCAAACCACTCCATTGGTATGGCAATGCGCATGATCCAGTATGGTGATGCTGATGTTATGTTGGCTGGTGGTTCTGAGCGCGCTTCTTCGCCAACTGCGATTGGTGGCTTTTGTGCGATGAGGGCGATGTCTACGCGTAACGATGATCCAACCGGCGCTTCGCGGCCGTGGGACAAGGGGCGCGATGGCTTTGTGCTTGGTGATGGTGCCGGCATTCTAGTGCTGGAAGAGTATGAGTATGCTAAAGCGCGAGGCGCACGCATCTATGCTGAATTGGCTGGTTTCGGCGCCACTTCCGATGCCTTCCACATGACGATGCCGGTCGAGGATGGTGAAGGTGCAGCGCGTTGTATGCGTATAGCGTTGCAGGATGCGAAGGTCACTCCGGAGCAAATTGATTATCTCAATGCACACGGTACCTCAACTCCTTTGGGCGATCTGTGCGAAACCAACGCGATCAAAACGGTATTAGGAGATCATGCCTACAAAGTGATGGTTAGCTCGACCAAATCAATGACCGGACATCTACTCGGTGCGGCCGGTGGTGTGGAAGCAATTTTCTCAGTGATGGCGTTGCATACTGGCATCGTTCCGCCGACGATTAATCTCGAAGAACCAGACGAAGGCTGTGATCTTGATTACGTGCCGCATGTGGCGCGTGAGGCCAAACTGGATGTGGTGGTTTCAAACGGTTTTGGTTTTGGTGGTACTAACGGCACATTAGTGTTCAAGCGTATATGA
- a CDS encoding aminodeoxychorismate synthase component I produces MTLIRFLRTDPDLLSMHRLAPERYPALFESTASGTQQSRWDVLLHTDGRFFRLDSDGVTRDAQGRALSGDFLQVLDAVWSTEYVLRDTCEDAPPFRGGWALLLDYELAAQVEPVLKLPVRTDGLPMALALRCPAAVLRDRHSGVFLIVAELGNEHLLDVIEADLAAVALLPPLPVWRSPVAVTEDEPSQFIANAERVLDYLREGDVFQANISRLWEARFATALDPAALYMRLRLANPAPFSGLFVAHGRAVVSSSPERLISVQGGRIQTRPIAGTRPRFVGDDDAARIRELVNHPKERAEHVMLIDLERNDLGRVCLPGTVEVDELMTVESYAHVHHIVSNVRGWLPTGRTPGEIIRAVFPGGTITGCPKVRCMQIIAQLEQVARGAYTGAFGWLNCDGDLDLNILIRTAEIDGVTVRFRNGAGIVINSLPERELDETRAKATGVLRALHVI; encoded by the coding sequence ATGACACTCATTCGATTTCTGCGTACGGATCCGGATTTATTGTCCATGCACCGGTTGGCACCGGAGCGTTATCCGGCGCTTTTTGAATCTACTGCTTCTGGTACTCAGCAGAGTCGTTGGGATGTGTTGTTGCATACAGATGGTCGTTTCTTCCGTTTGGATTCCGATGGTGTAACACGCGATGCTCAGGGCAGGGCGCTGTCCGGAGACTTTTTGCAGGTATTGGATGCAGTGTGGAGCACTGAGTACGTGCTGCGTGATACGTGTGAGGATGCTCCTCCATTCCGTGGCGGTTGGGCTTTACTTCTTGACTATGAACTGGCTGCGCAGGTTGAGCCAGTGTTGAAATTGCCAGTGCGTACTGATGGTTTGCCTATGGCGTTAGCGTTGCGTTGTCCGGCAGCGGTATTACGTGACCGCCACAGTGGTGTTTTTTTGATTGTCGCTGAGCTGGGAAATGAGCATTTACTGGACGTGATTGAGGCGGATTTAGCTGCTGTTGCCTTGTTGCCGCCATTGCCGGTTTGGCGATCTCCAGTGGCCGTGACTGAGGATGAGCCGTCGCAGTTTATTGCCAATGCAGAGCGTGTGCTGGATTACCTTCGTGAGGGAGACGTGTTCCAGGCAAATATCTCACGCCTTTGGGAAGCTCGCTTTGCCACTGCACTTGATCCAGCAGCGTTGTACATGCGTTTGCGTTTAGCCAATCCTGCGCCTTTCTCGGGATTGTTTGTGGCTCATGGCCGAGCTGTGGTGAGCTCCTCACCAGAGCGGTTGATTTCGGTGCAAGGAGGGCGCATTCAGACGCGTCCGATTGCTGGTACCCGGCCACGTTTTGTCGGTGACGATGACGCAGCACGCATCCGCGAACTGGTGAATCATCCTAAGGAGCGTGCTGAACATGTGATGTTGATTGACTTAGAGCGTAACGATTTAGGGAGAGTGTGTTTGCCTGGGACCGTTGAGGTCGATGAGTTGATGACGGTGGAAAGCTATGCGCATGTCCATCATATCGTCAGTAATGTGCGTGGCTGGTTGCCTACGGGCAGGACCCCAGGGGAGATCATTCGCGCCGTGTTTCCGGGGGGGACAATCACTGGTTGTCCGAAGGTGCGTTGCATGCAGATCATTGCCCAGCTCGAGCAGGTGGCACGCGGTGCCTACACTGGTGCCTTTGGATGGCTCAATTGTGATGGTGATTTGGACCTGAACATTTTAATTCGCACCGCTGAGATTGACGGTGTGACTGTACGTTTCCGTAACGGTGCCGGCATCGTGATCAATTCACTGCCTGAGCGTGAGCTGGATGAGACCCGTGCCAAGGCCACTGGCGTACTGCGCGCCCTGCATGTCATCTGA
- the aceE gene encoding pyruvate dehydrogenase (acetyl-transferring), homodimeric type produces MNRLKEALHNDPNPLETQEWLESIKAVIDIAGPERAHQLLEGVAEQIHRTGTNLPFSPITEYVNTIPTADEAKNPGDPALERSIRSIIRWNAMATVVRANRKPGDLGGHIASFASSATLYDVGFNHFWRAPSPQHPGDLLYIQGHSSPGIYARAFLEGRISESQLDHFRMEVDGKGISSYPHPWLMPQFWQTPTVSMGLGPLSAIYQAQFMKYLEHRGLIAPSDRKVWCFIGDGESDEPETLGAIALAGREGLDNLIFVVNCNLQRLDGPVRGNGKIIQELEGVFRGGGWNVIKLLWGAHWDPLLAQDTQGVLRKLMMETVDGEYQNCKAFGGEYTRKHFFDKYPETAAMVAHLSDNDIWRLNRGGHDPHKIYAAYHRAVNTQGMPTVILAKTVKGYGMGTAGESLNPTHQTKKLDHDAIKHFRDRFNIPISDQQLDAADQIPFYHPGPDSPEIKYMLARREALGGFLPQRRTKSSKSFIVPGLDKYERLLTSSGERTYSTTMAFVQSLNITLRDKALGPHIVPIVADEARTFGMEGLFRQIGIYAPFGQKYKPVDADQLMYYREDESGQVLQQGITEPGAIASWMAAGTSYSVSDVPMLPFYIYYSMFGFQRIGDIAWQAADMRTRGFLLGGTAGRTTLNGEGLQHEDGHSHLMAGAIPNVRSYDPTFGYEVTVILQHGMKAMMQDQIDEYYYLTLMNENYAHPDMPAGAEQGIIKGMYLLKDAGKPKKGELRVQLLGSGTILREAIAAAELLHQDFGITADIWSCPSFSELRKDGFDAERWNRLHPDNQPRTPYVTQQLENRQGPAIAATDYVRLFADQIRAFVPMHYTVLGTDGFGRSDTRSNLRRFFEVDRYFIAHAAIAALAKEGKMTGKDVARAIEQYNINPEKLNPVDT; encoded by the coding sequence ATGAACCGGTTGAAAGAAGCACTGCACAACGATCCAAACCCGCTAGAAACCCAGGAATGGCTCGAATCGATCAAGGCCGTCATCGACATCGCCGGTCCCGAACGTGCACACCAATTACTGGAAGGAGTCGCCGAACAGATTCACCGTACTGGCACCAACCTACCCTTCTCCCCCATCACCGAATACGTCAACACAATTCCCACAGCCGACGAAGCCAAAAACCCCGGCGACCCCGCATTAGAACGCAGCATCCGCTCCATCATCCGTTGGAATGCGATGGCGACCGTCGTACGCGCCAATCGCAAGCCTGGCGACCTCGGCGGCCACATCGCCTCCTTCGCATCTTCAGCCACACTCTACGACGTCGGATTCAACCACTTCTGGCGCGCACCCAGCCCCCAACATCCTGGCGACCTGTTATACATCCAAGGTCATAGCTCCCCGGGCATCTATGCACGCGCCTTCCTCGAAGGCCGGATCAGCGAAAGCCAACTCGACCACTTCCGTATGGAAGTCGATGGCAAAGGCATCTCCTCTTACCCCCACCCCTGGCTGATGCCGCAATTCTGGCAGACACCCACCGTATCAATGGGCCTGGGTCCACTGAGTGCCATCTACCAAGCCCAATTCATGAAATACCTGGAACACCGCGGCCTGATCGCCCCATCCGACCGCAAAGTATGGTGCTTCATCGGCGATGGCGAAAGCGATGAACCAGAAACATTAGGCGCCATTGCACTCGCCGGCCGCGAAGGCTTAGACAACTTGATCTTTGTAGTCAATTGCAACCTGCAACGGCTAGATGGCCCTGTCCGTGGCAACGGCAAAATTATCCAAGAACTGGAAGGCGTCTTCCGCGGCGGTGGCTGGAATGTCATCAAACTACTGTGGGGAGCGCACTGGGACCCACTCCTGGCCCAAGACACCCAAGGCGTGCTGCGCAAACTGATGATGGAAACCGTCGATGGCGAATACCAAAACTGCAAAGCATTCGGTGGCGAATACACCCGTAAACACTTCTTCGATAAGTACCCAGAAACGGCTGCGATGGTCGCCCACCTATCCGATAACGACATCTGGCGCCTCAACCGTGGCGGCCACGACCCACACAAGATTTATGCTGCCTACCATCGCGCGGTCAACACCCAAGGCATGCCTACCGTCATCCTAGCCAAGACCGTCAAAGGCTACGGCATGGGGACCGCCGGCGAATCACTGAACCCCACACATCAAACCAAAAAGCTGGACCACGACGCAATCAAACACTTCCGTGACCGATTCAACATCCCAATCAGCGACCAACAATTGGACGCAGCGGATCAAATTCCGTTCTACCACCCTGGCCCGGATTCGCCGGAAATAAAGTACATGCTTGCCCGCCGTGAAGCCTTGGGCGGCTTCCTCCCGCAACGTCGCACCAAATCCAGCAAATCATTCATCGTCCCTGGCCTAGACAAGTACGAACGCCTCCTCACCTCAAGCGGCGAACGCACCTACTCTACAACCATGGCGTTTGTACAAAGCCTCAACATCACCCTACGCGACAAAGCACTCGGTCCCCACATCGTACCGATCGTCGCCGACGAAGCACGCACCTTCGGTATGGAAGGCCTCTTCCGCCAGATCGGCATCTATGCCCCATTCGGCCAAAAATACAAACCAGTCGACGCCGATCAATTGATGTACTACCGCGAAGATGAATCCGGCCAAGTACTGCAACAAGGCATCACCGAACCTGGAGCAATCGCCTCATGGATGGCTGCCGGCACCAGCTACTCCGTGTCTGATGTCCCCATGCTGCCGTTTTACATCTACTACTCCATGTTTGGCTTCCAACGCATCGGCGATATCGCCTGGCAAGCCGCAGACATGCGCACCCGCGGCTTCCTACTTGGAGGCACTGCTGGCCGCACCACATTGAACGGCGAAGGCCTACAACACGAAGATGGCCACAGCCATCTGATGGCCGGTGCAATCCCCAACGTACGCAGCTACGACCCCACCTTTGGTTACGAAGTCACCGTGATCCTGCAACATGGCATGAAAGCAATGATGCAAGACCAAATCGACGAGTACTACTACCTAACCTTGATGAACGAAAACTACGCCCATCCGGACATGCCAGCCGGCGCAGAACAAGGCATCATCAAAGGCATGTACCTGCTCAAAGACGCCGGAAAACCAAAAAAAGGCGAACTGCGCGTGCAATTACTGGGTTCAGGCACCATCTTGCGCGAAGCTATTGCTGCTGCCGAATTACTCCATCAAGATTTTGGTATCACTGCCGATATCTGGTCCTGCCCCAGCTTTAGCGAATTACGCAAAGATGGCTTTGATGCAGAACGATGGAACCGCCTCCATCCAGACAACCAACCGCGTACACCCTACGTCACCCAACAACTGGAAAACCGTCAGGGACCGGCCATTGCCGCAACAGATTACGTACGTCTGTTCGCCGACCAAATCCGTGCTTTTGTACCGATGCACTACACCGTCCTTGGCACCGATGGCTTCGGGCGCAGCGATACCCGCAGCAACCTGCGCCGCTTCTTCGAAGTGGACCGCTACTTTATCGCCCACGCCGCGATTGCCGCATTAGCCAAAGAAGGCAAAATGACCGGGAAAGACGTTGCACGTGCCATTGAGCAATACAACATCAATCCGGAGAAACTAAACCCAGTAGACACCTGA